The Phragmites australis chromosome 1, lpPhrAust1.1, whole genome shotgun sequence genomic interval TCATAACCCAACTAAGCCCTCTACTTCTTTGAAACATGACATTAAaaacaagcaaaagcaagcactGGTATCTAATCACCAAGCAAGCCCTGGTCCACTGTCTTTGATCCAAGCCCAAACCACTAGTATCTAATCACCAAGCAAGCTCAAATGAGCACAAGGAAATACAAGCTGAAGGGCAGAGCTCGATTAGCCCATTACCATCAATGAACCCTGAGAACTGCGTGAGGAAGGAGTTGATCTGGTCCTTGTACACGTACCCGGCCGCCCCAAACCCCCCTACGACCCCAACCAGCAGCGCCCCGGCGAGCAGCGTCCCGGTGACTGCccccgcgccaccgccgccctcctcctcctcctcctccgcctcctcctcgtcgtcggcgGCCGGGCGGCGGTCCTTAGGGCTGCCGCTCCCGCCTCCGCCGAGGCGGAAGGGGACGTTGGGCGAGGCCTTGCGGAGCGTGGTCTTGTTGGGCTCCCGCAGCGAGGAGAGCGGCGGGTGGaacgcccgccgccgccgccgccgccatggcgaGGCCCCTGGCGGCGAGAAGTGGGAGGAGAGGACGGGGGAGGGGGAGAGCTGCGGCGAGAGGAGGTGCGGCTGCCTCATTGAAGGGGGTGTCAGAGGGTGGACCGGGCGGGTTCTTCTTTAATGCGTAGAGTGGTGTGAAGCCATTCGAGCGCGGAAGCGATAAGAGGAGGAACAGTAGGGGAGGGAGGCgctggagaggagaggagaggagggagaagggcaCGTGGTATTACGTGGAGCTGTGGAGGCACGGGTGGAATATATGGAAGCTGGGTGTAGATCTAATATATCAGTGTGACGATGTTTTGGTTCTTTCAAGGGTAACACAGAAGCTTCTGGTGCGAATGCAACGGCGTGGTCTGCAAAATTTTTCATTTTAGGTGTAAATATTGAAGGCTTTTTGGAACCTAGgaattaaaaaaagattaaTTTTTAGTGACTGAAAATAGGATTGGTTTCGATCAACCATCTGAGTCGTCTAAATCTGATCCAATATTccactttttttcttcttcattcagtTGACCTCACTAATTAATCGATTTTTGAGCTCCCTCATCATCGCCCATCGGTTGTCCTCCGTCACTCATGGCTAGCGGAGGAGGACGACGCTATGGTGTTTGCTCGTTTAAACGAGGAGACGAGGCGGCAGCCACAAACCCTGTAAGAGACGTGTGGATGCATAAGAAGTTACCGTAATACCTCTATGTTTTCCTGCTAGGCCCCACAGTTTGGTGGGGTGTTTTGGGGAATCGGGTGGCATGATCAAGTCCAAGTGCTTTCCGTTCTATGAGCCCATTGATTTTTTCCACCGCTAATAAAGACCAatctaaatatgaaataaatagaTAGTTTTTTCATAGCTTTTTATAATATGTTTATTGGATTATGAAAATACAAGAAACTAATTTACTTAATTTTTTATAGATTGAGAAAAGCTCATTTTACTGTACTGCTCATTAAAGTTTTTTAAAttcataatatatttttttttacaattaacAATCTATAAACTTCTTTTCAAAATCCCTAGCTAAAACAAACGTACCTAAGAAATAGCTTTGCTTATTTTTCAGTCTGATCCACCGTCGTTGACTCGAACAGTTTCACAGTTCATCGACATGAGTAACATCAAAATGTCAATCTTTTGGCAAATCATCATTTTATTCCTATTCTATTGGGCCGACCTGCGTTGTGGGCCTAGCTCCGCGGGAAAGTTCATATGCACCAAAGCCCGGATGTTCTGGTACCCTACTAAAGCCCAGAGCAGAAGGCGTAGAGAACAACGAGACAACggaatctcaaaaaaaaaaaaaaaaacgagtcAACGACTACATGCATCATGCAGCCGCGCCAGCTCATTTGAGTCACCTTCATGTGATCCACGGCTCCAAGCACGTGTGCGCGGGCTCCCACTCGCGGCAAAGACGAAGACCACCTCGCGCCGCAGCCTGGTCACCCAGCACCGCTGCCGGCCGCCGCGTCGCGGTGCACGGGGGTCGCCGCCCGGCTGCACCGGCGATGCCGCTGCCCGCTGCCACCGCTCGAGAATGTCGTCGACCAGTTAGCATAGAACAAATAGGCCGCACACTTGTGCCCGCAGCTCTAAATGCCGCAGTCTCGTGTGGTATGTAGTTCGTCtgctgattctttttttttttagagtttctgAAAGAAGCTCGACCGGAGCGCGTTCAGCTAGGACGATTCTGCCATGGCAGGGCAGGGATTGGGACCGGGAGGCTGGGAGCAACACACGGGACGAGAGGTCGCCAAACACTTGCTAGTTTTCTACGATACGAGTCACGACAGTTTTGAGTGCTCGATGATTAAACAAACGGCATGGGGTGATTTGTCGCCTCGCCAAACATACGCTGTGGTACTCCAGTGGGCTAGTGGTATGCTGTCCTGATTCCCGAGGAAATGCAGCGATGCTCCGATGCACATGCGGTGTAAGTTTGCAGCCTGTACTGGAAGCAGTACGCAGCCTACCCCTTGTGCGTCGCAACTTGCATGAGTTTTGTGTGGGGGTGTGTGTCCTGTCCAACACTTCTAGCACATGGTTTTCTTGAAGATTTAGCTGAGTTTGGGCAAAGATTGTGCAGAAAGAACTTATCTGCTGGACAAACTTGCGTCGTTGAAAAGCCTTTTTCACTATTATGCCAAAATCACTTGATTTCGCCACATTGAAGGACAGCTTTCCACAAGCTGGTCGCCATCATAAACAGCTGAATGATTCAAACGCCAAAAAAAGGAAGGGGGAAAAAAGCTAAACGAAACTAGGTTTGAACGGCATGTTGGCAACTGTGAAGTTTTAGCTCAGTGAAAAGGAAATTTTAGAGTCCCACAGTTTGAACGTTCATTTGCTTAGTTGCTTTGCTCCTCTCTGAGAGAGGGCGAGTTATTCCAAGAAATAGTCAATAAAAATACGCAGCACCACAAACGAATGATGCCCAATCCATCAAAAAACCTAGATCCCATATTACTACTACTAACAAAGGAGCCAAGAAGTCACAGAAGTACCCATATTACCCCAGCTTCAGGAATCCGATGATGTAATAGAACGAACACAAATGCCATGTCTaatctagagagagaaaacacaAGCACACGAGATCAATATAGTTAATCTGTAGGAGCTGGACAAGAGAAAATGGCAAAAATAACAGGGACTGCATTGTCCAGCTGACTAATTCCAGAGAGAAGGGCTTTGGATTCCAGGCAATGAGCATCTAGATCATGCACAGCTCTATGCAGGGGAGGATAGCCATACAGAAACATTTAACTACACCAAACATCCACAGACCTATGCATAGTCAACAGGCACGTAAGACAGGTGAAGCgaaccaagaaaaaaaatccaaagcaGCTCATGACAAAAACCTTTGTAAAGACAAGCTGTCAGTCAGGACCACAGCAACTCTTGGGGCCTTCGGCCATCTACATCTAGTAATCTCAACCGATAGTGCATCCAGGTGAAAGTGAAACACCAAACTGAAGGCGAAAAACGATTTGAGTTTAACCTCAATTAGTATGACTAAATTTGGTCAAACATTGTTACTATCTTGGTATCTTCACCGTTCAACTGTTAGTTTAAACAATGAAGAAAAGGCTGTACAGAAATGGAAGGGAGATGCCTTGGTGGTGGTCCTTTGTCCCTACTCAGAATACACTATTAAATTTCCCCCGAGCAATTTATATCCGACAGCCCCTTCTTCACAGACCTTCAATTCGAGGCCAAGAAGCAAATATAATATACTCGCATAGCTGTCGCAGAGAGGAACAGCTAAGGAATAGATGACACAGCAGAGGCCCATTCCAGCCTATTCCATGGTGTAACTTATTAGCTAAGATATTATGAGTTGTGGAGTAGCAAAACCGACCAAAAGTGAATTCCAACTCAGCCTTTCCCAGCCAATGCCAGGGCACAGCTCCTCAGCCATTGCAAGATCTAGCTACTTGCTACTTTGATAAATGGAATTAAGGTACTGAGCTAATGATGAGTAAAACTACTTGAAAACTTTACAAAAACCTTTTGATTGCCACAAAACTGTTATCATTAAGGTagtaagaggaggaggagaaagaagaaaagagagaacaTAGTAGACGGGCAAAAGGCACAGGTGGATACTTCTTAGTATCTAGGAACTTCCTTCAGAGGGAGCATGGGCATTGCAGCGCTTGGCGAAGAGCCTGAGGGTGATCCAATATGGACACCACTGCGAGAAGAGAAGCCGATTTCATCCCCACCATCCTGCTGGAGCTGATCTTCCCTGATCATTGTACGGAAGGATATGGAGCCCCGCTTCGTTGAAGTGTCAGAATTCCGCTCGATTTCTCGGAAACTCTGGTTCGCTACAAGTGACGCACCTTCATAGTAGTAATCATCATAAGGCACCATCTCTGCTATTTCCCTGTGGCCTATATCTCGGAGGGCCAGTGAATCAGCTACTGGGTAGTAAACCAGCAAGAGTATCCCAACAGTCGTGCAGGATAGCATCATCAAGAATGACAGGAAGATAATGCCCTCAAAGGCAACATCTCCCGGCTTGGGCAGGACTGAAAATCCAAGAAGAAGAACCCTGATAGGAAGAAAGCAGAGCACTGACAACATCAGCAAGGAAACCCTCCTCCGCAGTGCCTTGTTGATGACCAAGGACAGCACCCGAGATCCAACATAAGATACATAGCTCATCAGGATAGCATCTACAAGTCCCAGAAAAATGGTGCCAAACAACGGGTAAGTGCAAACGCTGGTATCTCCAACTGGCATGGACGTCCGTATGAAGTATTTAGCAATTTTCCTCCTCCCAAGTTCACTGTTCTCATCTGTAACAAACCTGGGCCCAAGAAACACTAGAAGCGCCTGCACAAAGAACACTGGAATGCAGAAAACCAACATGTAGGCTATGGTCTTCCAATTCCATCTTTGGTTCAAAGTGCCCAGCTCCCTCTTCTGTAACGAGCCATGGAGAAGGAAAGCAAATGCAAAGAAGATGCCTGGCTCTGCAAACCCTAGATTGGAAAGTATGTACACGTCACATATGTTCCTCTGCCATGCTAAGCTGGAGAAcaactttttcttcaagaaGCTCAATCTCACTATCTCCCCTACTCCCCACCAAATGGTGATCAGAATCAGGGCAATGCGAGTCACCCAGGGGCCGTTAAAGTAACCAAGCGGAAGGAAGGAGGACCCTCTCTGAATCTGACACCTGAAGTGGACCGACTGGAAAATGCAGAAGAGGCCCAGAGCAGCGAACAGCGCAAACAGTGCAATTGTCACCACACCGAATGCATCGGCAGCTACTCTGGTCAGGGGCATCACCCGAAGCACAGCTGCCACGCATGCTCTCCGCGCGCATTGACAGCACAATGGCCCACAAATACCATATATTCAGCTGCCTTCTAAGTCTCAACGATGGGCAGCTTCCACAGCACTGCAATCGTCAAGTAACTGCATAAGATTGATTGGAACAACAAGGCAAATTTGGTAAAGAGCACATGCTACCCCCTAAAAAAGCTATTTTCCATCACTATCTCATACCTTAATCATACAAATTTATTCTATTTGATTTTAATATATCCTAAACCTCTGGCGCTCATAAAAAGATAAATCAATCAGTAACTAAGTGCGCAGTTAATACAGTACTGAAATGCCGTAACTTGGTCAGCTAAATTAGCAGGCTCATAGCATAGGACATCTAAGTTGGTGACGAATTACTTGAATCAGCTAACTAAAAGTTTACCATTCCTGCACTAAAACACAGCAATTTTTACCTACTAAACACTTCAGAAATAGCAAGAATAGCACTTCTTAGTTCTTAACTACCAGTAAGCAACATATTTGCTCGTTCCGCCCAGCTAAACAGCTCAAACCAAACCATTTAACCACCGACGTAAGAactaagataaaaaaaagttgCCTAAAAAGGTTCggaaaaattggctcaagctcTAAGCAAATCACCTCAGCGAAGACCGGAGAGCGGCGGGGACCGCCGCCAGGGCCCTCCCGGCGGCGGAAGCTGAGGCAGCCGAGAAACACCACCGAATCCGGCGATTCTGAGGTCGAacgggcggtggcggcgaggcGGGGTGGGATCcggcggcgacggtggtggCGAGGAATGGTAGCCCTAGCGGCGGAGGTGGGGAGGCGATCGAGTGGGGAatgggggaggagagagaaagagagagagagacagggagaggagagagagcgaagaagagaggaggggggggggggtggaagACAGGCTGTCTCCAGTTGTCTTGCGGCTCGGTGATCGCCGAGCCTCCAGCCTCGGTCGTCCCCACCCGAGCCTACGTGGAGCGGAGCAAATTGATGCGTGCACCACTCCATTCCACCAGGTTTCATGGTTCTTCTCTTGCGCCAATGCTTAAGTTCCACATTAAATAGTAGAATTGtgagatgatgaagaagagatgAGATTATTTTTTGTTGATAGATTTGGTTGGTAATTAGAGACAGAGTCAGGATTGGATGATAGAGGGCCGAAGAGACACAAATTTAAACCGGTTTTAGAAGAACAAATTGTAGGTGTTGAGATGAACTCATTTtccatgatcaacttaaaatatattaattctTGTTCATATACAAACTCACTCAAAATAGTAAATCAATGAtatttcatcatctattcaacgTTATAATATTGTATTTGCCATGGATCTACCATAAAAATTGTTAAAAATCTCTATAGCTGGAAATAACTAGAGCATCAATAAGAGAGAGTAATTGAACATGAATCATGACCATTAAAGACAAATGTTTTAAACCTAGTAAAGTTTAGCTAGAAAAAACACTTTTTCATATGTATTCACAATTACCATAGGTAGTAAATTTGTATTAAGAAAGATATATAATACTTAAAcatatataatagataaaatGAGTTTATATGATAGTGAACTTTTAAGTATTTTAGCAATATGGTGTTCGGCAGAAAACATGAGGTTTGTGTTGGTTCTAAAAACATTAATAGTAGGTTTAATTCCACGATAAAAGAgttgttaaaaaaaagtataaTAGTATGACTTAGAAATTGAGCGTATAGATCAAGTAGCAGACAACCAAAGTTTACATACCTATATAATGTATAACAACATCATTTCATTGATTGATTATATGTGTTAggttaattatttatttattttgacgaaaataaatatgattttcACGTTAGTAATGCGTGCAAGGTGATTAGGGATACTGGGTTGTGGCGATTGAGCGGCAAGGTGACAGGGCAGATGCAACATTACCACTAATTGAATAGTGGAAACTGTCAAGGGAATGTGACTTGTCGTGTAGCATGTGATGGTGTTAGGATCTAATGACGTCCATGATGAGAATACACTCTGATGAGAGGGGATCATTAAATAATGAAGGATTTGCTAAAATTACGGTATATCttaaaaatatatcaatatGGTACACGTGTCTTTTATCCTGTAATGATAGGTTTATTAACCGTTATGAGATAAATAAGATATGTACCGATATTTCAGACAATTCATCATGTCACATACAGAAATCATCTCTGGATTAGGAATAAGTCCTCTAAATATTCAAAAGTAATACAATTCAGGAAGATTCACTCAGAAACTCCGAGTACGATACCTTTTCTCGACCCAgctatataaggaggggaggGTTATGTCCaaggggagagggagaaaagAAAGATAACCAAGATAGCAGACATGCAATATGAACTAAGTCTAGTCAGAtagaaacaaaagcaacatattGAGATTCACAGGAGATTTGAGTCATAAATAGATGCATCCGATAATAACTTTTAGCATttaaaatatgagaaaattcgCTGATATCCTTAGGCTTAGATCCAAACACACCCTATTGTAATTGTCTTCTTCTAAAATTAATCAAGGCAAAACAAAGCATATGGCTATTATCTAAAAGGATGACTGAACCtgtatttttttggaaaaagaagTTTTATTAACTTTCATCGTTACATCAAGTTGATATAACTGCACAAGAGTCCACCTTCGGTCTCTGTATTACTGAGATACGCATAGCCTCTAAAAAAGGAACCATAAAGTTACATGagtctcaaaaataaaaatggcTAACAAGAAGGAAACACATCTCCTCGGCTGAAGTTATTATGCTCAAGCTTAGATATGGAGTTTAGTCTATCATCCAAACTAGGTAAAAAGCTTCTTGGTCACCCGCTCCAGGCATGTACATGCAGTAGTAACCATATGTCGATGCTCATGGACATATGCTTGTGCTGGTGTAGTACAAACCACGAATGGAGTCAATGTATACGTGTTAAAATAACCTGCAAAGGAGAAATATAATTCCTTTTGCTAAAGATAATGTCATTCCTACATAGCCATATAGACCAGCAAAAAGTGGTTGTCG includes:
- the LOC133926081 gene encoding uncharacterized protein LOC133926081, which produces MPLTRVAADAFGVVTIALFALFAALGLFCIFQSVHFRCQIQRGSSFLPLGYFNGPWVTRIALILITIWWGVGEIVRLSFLKKKLFSSLAWQRNICDVYILSNLGFAEPGIFFAFAFLLHGSLQKRELGTLNQRWNWKTIAYMLVFCIPVFFVQALLVFLGPRFVTDENSELGRRKIAKYFIRTSMPVGDTSVCTYPLFGTIFLGLVDAILMSYVSYVGSRVLSLVINKALRRRVSLLMLSVLCFLPIRVLLLGFSVLPKPGDVAFEGIIFLSFLMMLSCTTVGILLLVYYPVADSLALRDIGHREIAEMVPYDDYYYEGASLVANQSFREIERNSDTSTKRGSISFRTMIREDQLQQDGGDEIGFSSRSGVHIGSPSGSSPSAAMPMLPLKEVPRY